GCCCAAGCGTGCCTAATTTGTTTTAGTTATGCTTAGCAccttcctatttaaaaaaaaaaaaaaaaaaaaaaagggcaaaccAAAACAGATGTCTGTGCTTTGGGAGCCTGTTCTCTGCTGTGTGGGGTTTGGAGGCCCAGGAGGCTGCTCCGCGCTCCCTGCGTGCTCCCGCTGTCATGAAGTGTCTCTTCCCCTTTAGGATTTCAAGTCcaaagagctgctcagccaggaggAGTTTGTGAACAACCTTCAGGATGATGGGGACAGAATGCTTGAACTAAAGCACCCAGCTGTCAAACCTATCCAGGTGGGGAAAGGGGTTGGGGGATTCCCTAGAAGAGAACAAGAATGTTTTACGTAATCCGTGCTCCAAGAGCCAGGGGATGGGTTGGAGGAGACCTCTTCacctcttctgcagagctgctgttacACTTTTCCCCACATTGTACCAACTGTACTGCAGCACCCCTCTGTCTGCTTTGGCCCCATGGGGAGGTTGGGGGCAGTGCAGGGTCTTCACCCCCTTCAGAAACCTCCAAGGCACGGTGGCTGACGTCTGTGTGCTGGGGCCTGTCAGCTCCTGGGCTGGTGCACAGATACGTGGTCAAATGCAGCCACATTCATCCTGCGAAACTCATGGTGTGATGTGGCATGAGATCTCCCAGGTGAAACCAGCTCCTGGCCTCCAAGGTTgtgctcccagggctgcagacACCATGGGCAGCTGAGGTGGACTTGCGACCCCCTGCACCAGAAACCCCTTGAGTAATGGTGGCTGCTGTGTGGGAGCCAGGTCCTTGAGCAGCACTGCCCTTGCTCAGATTCAGGATCAGGCGATGCCTGGGAAtagctctgcctctgctcaaCAGCGGTCTTTACCCCTCCTCTGACCTCTGGGACTCCTGGGGAAAGGAGGCCAGGGGTGAGGTAGGTGGGACCAGCTGGAGCCCACTGAGTTGTGCTCTGTCCCACCGCAGGCTCACCAGGAAGCCTTGAAGAATGAGTGGCAGAATTTTCTGAATCTCTGCATTTGCCAGGAGAGCCAGCTGAAGAGCGTGGAGAACTATAAGAAGGTAAAAAGCAGTGAGGAGACCATGGGGCTGCACGGTCAGGCCAGAGTGGGCAGGCTGTGCACGGGAACAGAGCCAGCAAGAGGATTAATATGGGATCCTTTGCTTTGTCAGGGTATTTTATTTGCACCTAGTCAGGGTATTTTGGGGAAATGCCTCTCAAAACATGGTCCTTCAGTGAACGActggctcccagccctgctgctgggaccaGTTGGTGCGCTGGCTCGGAGGTGCAGGGGAGGGTTTGCTCACTGTTGTTACCTGGTACGTGTCTGCTGACAGGGATTATTTCTGTGGTGCAGTCCTTGTCCAAGGTCACGCTCTGAGGTGGTCTGTAGGGTTTTGTGAGCCCCAGGTTGTGGGAGAGTGGCTGGGAACTGAGGCACGCCACCAGACCTGGACACACTAATGTCCTCCCACCTCTAACCATTTTCCTACCCGTGTCTCCAGTTCCAGGATGACGCTGAGGCTGTGAGCCTTTCCCTGACGAAGATGAACTCTGACCTGGACACCAAATACAGCAAGTTCAACAAGGACAGCCCTGGCGTGGTGTCAgacctgctgcttcagctggagGTGAGGTCTTcggggctggtggcaccagCCAGGCCTGGGGGACCTTGGGTCTCGGGCACAGACCAACCCTCACAGCCGTCCTGGTAAATAagtgtggggaaggggaagaggtgTGTAAATAACCCCCCTGGGACAGCTCGTCCTGCCTCTGTGCCAAGAGGGGAAGGCCCTTGGCAATACAGTGCTGGATCCCTGTGGCCCCAGAAGGGCCTCGCTGCTCCTGCGGTGGGGCAGTGACCCCTGGGGAGGCAGTCTCCATCAGGGACACGTATCCAAGCCCCAGGGCATTATCAGAGTACAGGAGAAGCACAGGGAGGAGCTGTGTTGTCCTAAACATGAGGTATTTGGGTTAGAGGTCCTGCAGAGAGTGTGAGCTGCTGGCACccaagcagcagggagaggtcCTGCCATCTCCTCAGCTCTGCCATGAGTCAAGAGCGAGGAGGGAATAGAGAAATCTGACCTCAGGAGCGAGATACAGGTTGGGAAGGAACGTCTGcctgggagagagggaagggacGCATTCGGTGCGGTGTCTTCCCATGCGTTTCACtgccaggaggtgctgggatCTCGGTAACTTCTGACACTGGAATGCAGCCACCTCTTGGCAGGTCTCTGCTCCTCATCTGAGAAGGCAAAACTTCCCCGGGAGATTTAATATGACACTGTGGGATCACCTAAGGTTAACTCAGGCTGTCCTTTCAAGGGCAGATCTCCTGTGAGCgaagaaaacagaggagagTGTTAGTAACAGCGGGAGAGGAAGGGACACGGATGGGTCAAGAACAGAGAAACTCCTGACTCCACCCTAGGAATGACAGCACAAGGACAGACAACTGGCCCCAAAGTACCCATGGCAGCGTAATCCCCTTTCTCCTCATCCAAGCCTGATTATAACCACTGTCTTCCCTGCTTTGTCTAGAACGAGGAGAAGGCAGTGAAGCAGGCAGAGAAGAGCATCGCTGACCTGAAGAGGAGGAGCAAAGAGATCAGCCCGCTGAAACTGCGCAGGATgcatccctcccagcccctctccttGGACACGCTGTGTGACTGGGATGCTGGGGAGGTGAGGGCTTGGCTAGCAGTACCCTCCAAAGTGTCAGGCAACTGGATTCTTCTCTGAGTGCTCCAGATCTTCCTTCCATGGGGGGAGGTCCTGGGCTAGCACTGGAAAGCCAAGCCTTTGGGTTTTGTgtctgtcccaggtgcagctgACCAGAGGTGACAAGTACATTCTGAAGGACAACAGCAACCCCGAGATGTGggtggtgcagagcagcactggcGTGGTCCAGGAGGCACCTTCTGCTTGCTTCTCCATCCCTCCACCAGACCCTGAGTCCATTGACAAGGTCAACAGGTGAGTCTGCTGTGGAGAGCCTGACCCAGAGAGACATTCAGGCTTGCTCCTCGGTCCTCGCCATCCCCTGACTGCCTAAACTGCAGAGATATAGTAGCTGGGAACAGAGCCATTGATCAGCTCGTATGAAACACCACCTGGTCGTCCTGTTGCTGAGGGCTTGTTCCCTAAGCCCCATGGTCTTGTCCAGTTTCCTGCCATCCTTCGTCAGCATTGCACACTGTACGGATCTTGCTGTCAAAGAGCTTTCTGGCAGACAGGCTTGATTTCTTCACCCAAACATGTGACTTGCATAGGTTTGACTAAATTCATTGCAGAATCAGTCTGGAGCTTGGGACTTGCCAAACAGGACGGAATTATCTGTGCTATCTCCTccgccagccccagctggagACTGGAAAACATTCCTCGAACCACCATGCACTTTGCTGCCTGTTTGCTCAGTCGGTTTCTGAGGTTCCCACAGACGGGGGGGGATAATGCAGTGAGCTTTTGGCGTTCCATTTTTATCATGTCCCCAGGTGCTTAGATAAACCAGCACTGCTTATGTGCTGCCAAAACTCTGCCCACAGCCCGAATCCAGCATCACTGGGCATGCCTGTGATGGGAGTTTAGTTCCCAAGTCATGCAGGCATGATCATTGTGTTGTGCTGCTCTTGCTGAGCAAAAATCCCTCTTCACACATCCCAcgttactgattttttttgtttttatggacTTCATGaatgttcatgttttaaaacagaaaaggagaacttTGTAATATCCTCCTAGCTATCAGCTCTGCAGGTATTGTCCCGAAGCTCCTGTCCTTTTCAGGCTGCATCTGGCACCTTGCTTTATTTCCCAGTGTTTACttctcttcctgaaaaaaaaaaaaattgtcttatTTTCCAGCCTCAGTCCCTCTGCATGGAGTTCTGCAGGGGCTCATCTGACCACAGCTAGGCGAGACTCGGACTTCCAGATCAGCAGCCACAGAAGCAGCTCCTGTGCTTGCTTCCTGCAAAGCACTGCAGTGGAGTGAACTACATTTCCAGCTTTGTTAGCTTCTGGCGAGAGCTGGGAAACACTGGCTCTGCTGGGAGAAATTAGCTAATCAAACCAACTCTTGTTGCTTTCCCCTTTCTTGAGGGATCTCTCTGAGCTGCAAAAGGCTGCAAGCTCCCACACTGCGCCGGGTCAGGCTCTGCTGGGGCTTGCCCCGTGCCGTGGTTTCCCAACCTGCCGGCTGATGTGGATTCTCCTTGCTCGCAGGCTGGAAGGGGAGCTGAGTGCAGTGAAGCAGAAGcgagcagcagctcagagcaccCTGAGACGCAGCCACAAGGAGACGgtgcagcccagccagcagggTATGTCTGCTCGTGGGTCAAGCCcgctgcagagctggctggcaGCCTGTGGGTTGGCGTTAGGATGCCTTACATCCTgaaaagagcagggaaggggTAACCCAAGTCGTGATGCTGCCAAGGGCTCACTGCCTGGTCTTGGGGAATTCacttcagctccctgctgctgttctcaAACACCTGGGATAGGTGGGGATGTGCCTATCCAGAAGCCTTAATTAAATCTTTGGGGTCTGGGTCTTTTCACTAGCTGGGGTTGTGCAATAAGGAGGTAGCAGTGGCTGAATCCCAACCCCTGGGAGCTGTGTTATTCCTACAGCTGCAAATCCAAAGCTCCCACTGAAGGGACTGTGTCTGCATGGCAGCATGTGGCCATCCTTGTCCCTACCTTGGACATGAGCTCTGGCTGGTCAGTGCAGAGGGAAAGCTGTTTTCCCAAGCCTTTACCACAGGTAGACACACACATCTGCGTCATGCTGTGTGAGTTAGAAAAGTTAACTGAATAATTTATGGCTGCGTAAACCCCCACTCTCAGGACAAGCCCCTGTGTgtttcagagctgcagcccacaCAGGGCAGAGCTTTGCAGCAGGGCTGTCAGAAGAAGTCGCTGGAGCTTTGGGGATCATATTTGGGAGAGCTCAGGGGAAAGGGCTGTGTACCAAGACTGGGCTGGCAGATGAGAAAAGGGACTTAACCCAAGCTCTCTCTCActacagctctgcccaggagcccCCCGGTAGTCCAGGATGATCCCCAAGCTGATCAGCTTCTCGGTAGCCTGGATCGTGTTGGCAAGGATCTGGTCCAGGTGGAGAAGGAGGTCCTGAACCGAGTGAGGTCTCCAGTGAGCTACACCGACCCCACAGACGACCTTGCCAGGAGGATCAAACACCAGCAGGTGGgcgctgcagcaggcaggctggagcaggatgAGTATGGTAGCACCGTAACTGGTACCCAAAACAGAGCTGACAGGAGAATTACACGGCTGGTGCTCTGGGGGAGAAAACCTTGCTGCAGTTGCAGGAGTTTTGGGCTGGCTTGAGCCCTTGGAGTGGGGCTGGTTAAGGCAGACCCTAGAGGAACGCGGCCCTTTCCCTTGGCTCAGCTCTGAAGCAGGATGTCCCATTCGTGTCAGAGCAGTGGACCCAGACAGTCCTGGGGAGTTCCCAACCTTGCCATGGGGATGCTGTCACCACCACTCTCGAGTCTGTAGCATGAAAGACAATGGGATAGAAGGAATTAATCCAAGGTCTGGCTTTGGTTCCCCTGATGGCGAATACAGCCTGGTAGATGTGAAGGGCACAGGAAAAGACACAGTGCCCTGGAGcccccttccttttctctgggaGAAGGTCTGTTCTGTAGTAGTTCAATGTATTGCATCTTCGTCCATGGGTATTTACCCGTCCCTGGCAGAAGGATGGGCTCAGGCAGGTAGCTCTTCCATCTTTCTTCCCCATACCCTGCCATTGCCAGACAGCCACCGtctggctggggctgtgccccgAGGGACGGCACCTCATGAGAGGGCTCTACCGCACCCTTAGCCCCACAGCAAAATCCACCCCTGAGGGAGACACCTTTTTGCAACAGCCCTGTTATGACTACATTGGGTGACTCTGCTCCCATCTGATGTGCCaggaaacaacaaagaaacttGAGACCCTGGGGGCAGCCAAGGATGCCTTGCAGAAGGAGTGTGAGAGCTTCCTTTCCAAGAAACCCACCAGCACCTCGGCCTCCCAGCTGCCTGTCACGCTGAATGCCCTCAGGAGCAAGTACAGTGATGTCAATATGCTCTCCAGCCTGTACAACGAGAAGTGAGTGGCGGTGGCAAGGCCTGGCGGGGATGAGGGGAGCAAGATGCCGCGCAGATGTGTCAACACAAGGCTTTGAGAGAAAATGCACGTGGTCTGTGTGGGCATTGGCTGTGGCCTATCGAGCCCAGGGGAGGTTGGGAAGCTTCCATCCATCATCAGAGGCATCCCCACAGGATTTTCTGTGTGTAATGTGTGGTCAGTCCCCCCCAGGCATGGAACGCCTACCACAACGGGTGtgtgtcccagccctgctgtgtgcAGGGAAGTGCAACGCGTCTGTGTGGGCAGCACAGTGGGGTTGTGAGTGCATATTGCTTGTTCCCTGCCATGCTGCAGGAGCTTTGCTGGTAAATGAGCTTAAACCTGCAGAAtcagagagaagagggaaagaaaggggtCTTCTGCAGCTAACCTTGTGTcgtttttcccttccccagggctAAGGCTGCCCTGAACCTGGAGACTCAGATTGAGAACACAGACAAGATCATCAGCACGTTTGAGGCCAAGCTGGCTCAGGATAGCATCATTCCTGCATCCCCCAATGCCCTGCAGGATCGGGCCAATGACCTGCAGGTAGGGGAACGTCGGGCTCTTTGTTAGGGAGGGGAGATTGGTGGGCTCAGCTAGCACTTGTGGGGAGAGCTGGGCTTTGAGCACTCTGAGGCACTGGTGATGGAGCCCTTCTAAGGATTTATTCCTGGAAGGCTCTGTGTTGGTTTTGTACGCTGACCTACACTCACTTCACTGCAGAATGCTCTGTCCCTCTCAGACGACATTTGTGGTCCTTAAAATCCACTACGCACCCCTTAGCTTCTAACCTGCCTGCCCTTTCTTCTGTGTGTTGTCCACTGCTTTGCCCTGTATCCATCCTGCTCCTTTCCTGCTCCCAATCTCCCTGCTCCATTGTTAGCTCTCACCCTTGACTTGCAGTGGCCCTTTTTTGTCTTCCCCAAAActtctcccttctgctccaTGCTCCATTCAACCCACCTTGCTTCCCACCTTCTTTGCTGTCTAAGCCTCATTTCTCCATCTCTTCCATGTTGTGCGTGTGTCTTGGAGAGTCTGGCTAGTCCCAGGTGCTGCACGCTTAGGGATGGTGCTAAGGAGGTGTTTGGGGCACTGACTGGTGCAAACCTGGAGGCATCTCGTTCCCCTGCAGAAGATGAAGCGGGACCTGGTGGCCCAAGAGGAGTGTGTGCTGAAGCTCAACCGGGGGCTGAAGGACgctgagcacagctgcagtgctgtgcagaaCAACTTCCAGGAGTACTGCCCTGACCTGCCCCGGCAGAAGCGGGAGGTGCAGCTCCTCAACGATCGCTACCACGCCGTGGCAGACCAGCTGGACCAGCGGTGAGGATCATCACCATTGGTGGTGAAATTCACCATGGTCTCTTTTTAGAAACTTGCACATGAATATTTACCCTTGCCCTTAATGTTCCTGTTCACCTCTGTGCCGTGCAGAGAGAAGACCCTCAGAAATATCAGCCTCACCTATCAGCAGTTCCAAAACTCCAATGAGAACCTGATGTTCTGGATGAACAACCTACCCAAACACCAAGTGAAGACCACAGATGGGCCAAGCCAGATCAATTACAAGCTGCAGGCACAGAAGGTGTGTTCCAGGGCAAGCACCCCAACCTGTAATATTACAAGCACGGGAGGAGTTTGCTTTTGTGAATGGCACGCCAAGTGGTACCAACCAGCTCCTAGCTGTGCGCTGCACCTGCCCCAGAGCTGGAAAAAGGAGACAATGGCTTGCAGCATACAGATGATTTATCTTGCCCAGCTGTGTTCATCTACAGAGCTGGTGTTCTCATCTGTGGTAGTCACCCCAAGGTTGATACCCTCTGCACAGAGAGGGCACACTCAGCTCCTGAAAGATAGCATCTGAAATGCTACCTAGGGCGGAAATGTTGCATCCAGGCCCTGCATCTTTCTCTCCTTGAGCAGATCCTAAGCTGGCTAGCTCAGGTGATGAGATGTGGGGGTCTCTGGCTGCTATTCCAACCTGATCACGCATCTCTCCTGCAGAGGCTGGTGGAGGAGATCGAAAGCAAGGAGCCCGAGAAGAACACAGTGGTCAGACAGTCCCGGAACGTGCAGTCCACACTCAATGTATGGTTGGGTTTTCCCGTGTAACACTCCCTTATCGTCATCTCACCTGAGAGATCCCAGCtgattcttctgtttctgctctgaaCAGGACTATGAACTCCAAGCAGGCAAAtacagctcttctctggacCCTACCCTGACAGACTTTGCTGCAAAGAGGCTGCGTGTAACCCCACTGCAAGAAAGCATCCAGGCCCAGGTAAAATGTTAAGATAAAGGCAcggaaaatattttctagctCCTTACCCAAGCCCTGTGTGCTCTGCAAGGCCTTAATCCACTCTTACAGCCGCAGTTGATCGTTATTCTAAGCCCAAGGACAAATGTCATCAGCGATTTCTTTGTCTATGGGGCAGAGCAGCAAGTGAGATCAGGAATTAAGAATGTTTCTGGTACCTTTGGCTGAGGTTGCTGATGATGCCTTCTTAATATATTGTGCATGAAGATAAATGTTACAGTGTAGGTGTGTGGGCTTGCACAGGCATCTCTCGATGAACACAAATTTGATGGTCCCCTCCAAAACCTTTTATTTACGCATTCTCTGTTTGGAATCAACAAGAATAATGTAGATCattgttgttttgctgtataTCCCCTGAGATTTGGGTATAACTTGGTATTCggataaaaaggaaataaaaagcagccaACAGGGCTGTGCTAGGGTGAGTGGGACAAGGCTCTcatggctgtttctttttcaggaaaatgatgCAACCAAGCTCTAcatggagctggcagcagaaaataaacagcGGCTCCGCTGGCTGGAGTTTGCCAAGAAGATTGTTGAGAAGGTATCAGCTAAGAGCTTGTGGCAGGGTTGGGGTACTCTAGATCAGGGTTGGAAATGATCTTTCCAAAGCTGTCACCATCTGTTCAGCCTGGgatcccccccacccctctccAGGTCTCCACATCCAGGCGTTAAGAAGGACAGGAATGGAAACCACTGGGCAAAGACTAAAGTAACAACAGTTTCACTGTAGCTGATCTCAGCTTATGACTTTTGCCACTTCTGTGGGCCCTAAACTCTAACTGAAGCTGTAGtttttgctagaaaaaaaaaagcaaacttaaaCTAGGAATGTTAACTCCTGTTTTCAGCCATGCCAATTCAACATTCATGGGTTGAGAATTTCACATTCATCTGTGAATGTGGCTGGAACTTTGTGCTCACACACCTATGGAATCACTTCCAGGCAGTAGGATTTTTATGCCTTTCTATGGCTTGATTCACCTGTAGGGAAGTTATCCAGTCTGGATGGCTTCTATTCAGTGTGCTCATGAAGGACAGGAGATTAAATATGGATGCTCTATGCTGTTACCATCACCATGCTGTGCAGCACAAACTAGCCAGGTTATCCTCCCGCAGCTCCGAGGCAGCACAAAGCActgctgtgggctgctgcagcatctctctGACAGGTGGAAACTCTTTAAGACGTCAGTTGCTTGAGATGGTGTTAATGTGTCCTCATCTGTCATTTACAAACAGCCTCATCTGGAGGGTGTCAGGTTTCTGTACCAGTTCTGCCTCCTGCCATGTCTTGTCATAAAAAAGGCTTCCGTGCTTGATTCAGAGAGTGACTTGGTTTCCCTggctattatttttatttaaattcttttttgttttctccttgcagaaGGAAGTGCATGAGGATATTCAGGTTGTACATGAGCAAACCCAgcagtctgaaaacaaagccaTGTCGAGCAGGGAATCTGAGGGGCTGAAAAcgcagctggaggaggaaaggagaaaagtggCCAAGATAGAAGAGGACCTGGAGGAACACAGGAGCAAGCTGCTAATGTTGAAGACTCAGAGGCCTGTTGAAAGAGTGGAAGAAAAGGAGGTGGTAGAATACTACAGAGACCCACAGCTGGAGAGCAACCTGTCTAAGATGACACAGCAGATTGAAGAGGAAGGTAAAAAGAGGCTGAACCTGCAAGAAGACATTGAAGCGATGAACCAGAAGCTTGCGCAGATGGAGAATGAGAAGAAGGCCgttcctgcccagctcctcacCAAAGAGAtaacaaaaattgaaaaggaTCCAAGCCTGGATAGTCAAGCAGCCAGTCTTCGTCAGGAGATCAAGCGTCTCCAGGAGGAAAgcttggctgctgcttctgaactCGAGCAGCGTAAGAGAGAGCTGCAACAGCTAGAGCGAAAGCAGCCCAACATCCGAGAGAAAGTGGTGGTGAAGGAGCTGATCAAACTGGAGAAAAACCCAGAAATGCTGAAGTCCGTTAGGACCCTGCAGCTACAAATTGATGAGGAATCCTTCAAGAAAAAGTCCGCAGAGGAAGCAATAGTGAAGGTGAAGAATAAGATTGAGGAGGTGGAAAGACTAATTGAAACAGCAGAACCCAAAATTATCGTGAAGGAGGTGAAGCAGGTAGAGCAGGACCCAGAGTTACTGAAAGAGTCTACCAAGCTTAAAAACCTAATTGAAGAAGAGAGGAGCAAGAATTTAATGCTTACAGgtgagctgggagagctgcaaAGCCAGTACAGTATTGCAGAGAAGCAAAAACCAAGGGTAGAAGTTAAAGAGAGGGTCAATGAGATTTTCCTGGTGGATCctgaaacagagcaggaaaTTGCTCACCTGAAAAGAGAGCTGCAGGAAGTTACCCTGAAAAGGACAAAGATTGACAGTGAAGTGGAAGAGGCCTTAGCAGAGCTCAATGTCCTCAGGTCACAGAAACCAGTGGTGGAGCTTAAGGAGGTCATAGAGGAGGTGGTGAAACatgagaagagtccagaaatTCTTAGAGAAATTGACAGGCTAAAACAACAGCTGAATGAACTAGTGAACACCAATGGCAGGACCCAAGAGCAGCTCATTAGGCTGCAGGGTGAAAGGGACGAGTGGAAGAGGGAGAGATCCAAGGTGGAAACCAAGCTGGTCAACAAGGAAGTCATCCGATATGAGAATGACCCACTCTTGGAAAAAGAAGCTGACCGCCTCCGCCAAGAAGTGCGTAACATGTCTCAAaagaggagagctgcagaggacGCTATCTACGACCTGCAGAATAAATACATGctcctggagaggaggaagccAGAGGAAAAGGTCATTGTCCAAGAGGTGATTCTTACTCAAAAGGATCCAAAGCTCCGAGATGAGCACAACAGGCTGAGCCGGAGCCTGGACGAGGAGGTGAGCAACAGGCGCCGTATGGAACGTGATGTGCAACAGCTTCGTGCGCTGGTGGAAGAGCAAGAGAAGCTGCTCAACTTTCAGGAAGATCGAAGCAAGAGGCTTGCGCTGGAAAAAGATATGAGGCAAATTACCTTGAGGAtaaaggagctggaggagagccCAGCCCCAGTGCAAGAAAAGATCATTATGGAAGAAGTGGTAAAGCTGGAGAAGGACCCAGTCCTCGAACAGTCTGCCAGCAACCTGCGCCTGGAGCTGGACCGTGAGAAGATGGAGGTGCTGAACTTGCAGAGAGAATGCAAGAACCTGCAGATGCAAATTGACgtcctgcagaaaacaaaatcccagGAGAAGACTATCTACAAGGAGGTGATTCGAGTGGAGAAGGACAGAGCACTGGAGAGTGAACGCGCACGCATCTGGGAGCTGCTTAGCAGGGAGAGAGGGTCCAAGCAAAAGGCTGAAGAGGAGGTGCGGAGGCTCAGGGAGAAGATTGAGAGAGCTGAAGGCATGAAGAGGACATGGGCTCGCGAGGAGACGGAGCTGCAGAAAGCCAGGAACCTGGCCATCCAGGAGAGAGCCAACCTGGAGAGTGAACTGCGGGAGCTGGAgaggcagaaacagcagaaagtcCTTTTCCTGCGGGAGGAGTCCAAACTGCTCAACCAACGGACTGAGAGTGACAGGCAGAAGAAGAAGCAGCTGGAGCATGAGTTTTCTCTGCTGGAGGCAGACATCCTGAGGGAGAAGGACCAGATCTACAACAAGGAGAGGTTCATCCGAGATCTCCAGTCAAGGGTCAGTCGGGAAGAAATTAATCATGAGACCCAGATGAGAGAGACGAACCTCTCCACCAAGATCTCCATATTGGACCCTGAGACGGGGAAGGATATGTCCCCTTACGAAGCCTATAAGAGAGGTATCATAGACAGAGGCCAGTATatccagctgcaggagctggagtgTGACTGGGAGGAAGTCACCACCCTGGGCCCGAACGGGGAGGTCTCGGTTCTCCTGGACAAGAAAAGCGGGAAGCAGTACTCCATTGACGATGCGCTAAGGCTGAGGAGGATCACCAAGGAGGAGTACCAGCTGTACCGGGACGGCAAGATTCCCATCTCTGAATTCGCCTTGCTGGTTGCTGGGGAATCTAAGCCTCTGTCATCCCTTTCTATCGGCTCCATCATCTCCAAATCCCCGCTCCAGTCACCAACCACCCACCAAACCCAAAACTTCTTCCCCTCACCCTCGCAGAAGGGCTTCTGTGATGACACATGCCCCATCGCCGGGGTGTACGACACCACCACTGACACCAAGTACAACATCAAGACTGCTGTGGCGAAGAAGCTGCTCGATCCCATGACAGCTCAGAAGCTCCTGGAAGCCCAGGCTGCCACGGGGGGCATCATAGACCTCATTTCTCGGGACCGGTTGTCAGTCCACAAGGCAATCGAGAGGGGGCTGATCGACAGGACCTACATGCAGAGACTGCTCAACGCCCAGAAAGCCTTCACGGGGATTGAGGACCCAGTGACCAAGCGAAGGCTGTCCGTGGGGGAAGCAGTCCAGAAGGGGTGGATGACCAGGGACAGCGCTTTCCCCTACTTGGAGGTCCAGCATCTAACCGGAGGACTCATCGATCCCAAGAAAACTGG
This genomic window from Cygnus atratus isolate AKBS03 ecotype Queensland, Australia chromosome 18, CAtr_DNAZoo_HiC_assembly, whole genome shotgun sequence contains:
- the EVPL gene encoding envoplakin, yielding MFKGVGKGSPSRSSPSKGSPAKPSKSSTNDLAVLIARMQTNADQVEKDILETQARLTQDVSNQQKNKAFEFQAENARNLKEAETLLKDLFLDVDRAKRLKHPQANEIEKDIQQLHDRTTQLCAEYRALYEKLNIADVGPRVDWAKILDQKMKQVSAGQYGPGISELEKQIAEHNILQKEIEAYGLQIKNIRCGDVADLKSQYKDLLKASIWRGQSLGSLYHHLQGCTKELGYLTGQQTRILKQDWSDQMMDVQSVRREYEDFKSKELLSQEEFVNNLQDDGDRMLELKHPAVKPIQAHQEALKNEWQNFLNLCICQESQLKSVENYKKFQDDAEAVSLSLTKMNSDLDTKYSKFNKDSPGVVSDLLLQLENEEKAVKQAEKSIADLKRRSKEISPLKLRRMHPSQPLSLDTLCDWDAGEVQLTRGDKYILKDNSNPEMWVVQSSTGVVQEAPSACFSIPPPDPESIDKVNRLEGELSAVKQKRAAAQSTLRRSHKETVQPSQQALPRSPPVVQDDPQADQLLGSLDRVGKDLVQVEKEVLNRVRSPVSYTDPTDDLARRIKHQQETTKKLETLGAAKDALQKECESFLSKKPTSTSASQLPVTLNALRSKYSDVNMLSSLYNEKAKAALNLETQIENTDKIISTFEAKLAQDSIIPASPNALQDRANDLQKMKRDLVAQEECVLKLNRGLKDAEHSCSAVQNNFQEYCPDLPRQKREVQLLNDRYHAVADQLDQREKTLRNISLTYQQFQNSNENLMFWMNNLPKHQVKTTDGPSQINYKLQAQKRLVEEIESKEPEKNTVVRQSRNVQSTLNDYELQAGKYSSSLDPTLTDFAAKRLRVTPLQESIQAQENDATKLYMELAAENKQRLRWLEFAKKIVEKKEVHEDIQVVHEQTQQSENKAMSSRESEGLKTQLEEERRKVAKIEEDLEEHRSKLLMLKTQRPVERVEEKEVVEYYRDPQLESNLSKMTQQIEEEGKKRLNLQEDIEAMNQKLAQMENEKKAVPAQLLTKEITKIEKDPSLDSQAASLRQEIKRLQEESLAAASELEQRKRELQQLERKQPNIREKVVVKELIKLEKNPEMLKSVRTLQLQIDEESFKKKSAEEAIVKVKNKIEEVERLIETAEPKIIVKEVKQVEQDPELLKESTKLKNLIEEERSKNLMLTGELGELQSQYSIAEKQKPRVEVKERVNEIFLVDPETEQEIAHLKRELQEVTLKRTKIDSEVEEALAELNVLRSQKPVVELKEVIEEVVKHEKSPEILREIDRLKQQLNELVNTNGRTQEQLIRLQGERDEWKRERSKVETKLVNKEVIRYENDPLLEKEADRLRQEVRNMSQKRRAAEDAIYDLQNKYMLLERRKPEEKVIVQEVILTQKDPKLRDEHNRLSRSLDEEVSNRRRMERDVQQLRALVEEQEKLLNFQEDRSKRLALEKDMRQITLRIKELEESPAPVQEKIIMEEVVKLEKDPVLEQSASNLRLELDREKMEVLNLQRECKNLQMQIDVLQKTKSQEKTIYKEVIRVEKDRALESERARIWELLSRERGSKQKAEEEVRRLREKIERAEGMKRTWAREETELQKARNLAIQERANLESELRELERQKQQKVLFLREESKLLNQRTESDRQKKKQLEHEFSLLEADILREKDQIYNKERFIRDLQSRVSREEINHETQMRETNLSTKISILDPETGKDMSPYEAYKRGIIDRGQYIQLQELECDWEEVTTLGPNGEVSVLLDKKSGKQYSIDDALRLRRITKEEYQLYRDGKIPISEFALLVAGESKPLSSLSIGSIISKSPLQSPTTHQTQNFFPSPSQKGFCDDTCPIAGVYDTTTDTKYNIKTAVAKKLLDPMTAQKLLEAQAATGGIIDLISRDRLSVHKAIERGLIDRTYMQRLLNAQKAFTGIEDPVTKRRLSVGEAVQKGWMTRDSAFPYLEVQHLTGGLIDPKKTGRIPVLEAAQTGMITGDLANRLQDESNYEKDLIDPVTKEKINYKEAMALCQKDSLGSLLLLPAASEGYQPYHQASRSPKLSRFRH